In Chengkuizengella sp. SCS-71B, the sequence TATTTCTTGTTTCGATACTTTTAACCTAACACTCTGTACACCGTCAAATTGCTCTGTAAATCTAATTAAAGCTTCATCCTTTTCACGTATAATAGTTTCAATAATATTTTGTACAGCTTTATTTTGTTCCGCTGAGCCGTATTCTACTTTTTTATTTATAGTAAATTGTTTAGCAGGTAAAACTTTCATCATATTACACCTCCGCTCCTTCCTTAATTTCTATTGCAGATTGAAGCTGATCACAAAGCAGTTGAATAACATGGTTTTTCATCCGATAACTCACTCGATTTGCGATTAAACGACTTGTAATAGAGAACATTTCCTCTAATTCTATCAATCCATTTTCACGAAGCGTTCTACCTGTCTCTACCATATCTACAATTCGATCAGACAAGCCTATTAAAGGAGCGAGTTCAATAGAACCGTTTAATTTAATCACTTCTACTTGATGACCGCGTTCTCTAAAATATTGACTAGCAAGGTTAGGATATTTTGTCGCAACTTTTGGATTCATCACTTCCTTCCAATTAGGAAGCCCAATCACAGACATTCTGCATTTAGCAATGCCAAGATCTATAAGTTCATATACATCTCGATTTTCCTCCATCAATACATCTTTACCAACAATACCAACATCAGCTACACCATATTCAATATAGGTGGGGACATCTACTGGTTTGGCCATAATAAACTCCATATTCGCTTCTGGAATAGGAATGATTAATTTTCGTGAATCATCAAAATCTTTGGGAATAGGTATGTTTGCATCACGAAATAATTGAGATGCTTGTTTGAATATTC encodes:
- the hisG gene encoding ATP phosphoribosyltransferase; this encodes MDMLKVAMPKGRIFKQASQLFRDANIPIPKDFDDSRKLIIPIPEANMEFIMAKPVDVPTYIEYGVADVGIVGKDVLMEENRDVYELIDLGIAKCRMSVIGLPNWKEVMNPKVATKYPNLASQYFRERGHQVEVIKLNGSIELAPLIGLSDRIVDMVETGRTLRENGLIELEEMFSITSRLIANRVSYRMKNHVIQLLCDQLQSAIEIKEGAEV